The nucleotide window TTCACTTTTGGAAAACGGCTGTGACAATATTTAAACATAACCATGTGCAGCCAATAATCTTTCATGGAGGTTTCGCCATCTTCGGGAGAAACGATATTGACTCCAGTCATCAACGGACTGCTGTCTGCCGAGATAAAAGCAACTACTAGATTTTTGAATAAATCCACAGGTTCCATAAAACGCAAGACAAAATTTTGATAGCGCATTGTGAATTGGCTGTCATCTATTTTGAGTGCTGCGTGCATTTTGGTAACAAAGTTGGTGTTAAAATCGGCAGCATATTTTTTGGCGTCTTTTTGAATGAAAATAGCGTACAGGGAGTCCAAAGATTTCATTACAGCTTTTTCGTTTTTGGTTGCTGCCAATTTTCTCAAATAGGCATTGTATGTGGCTAAATCATCCGTTTTTATATCACATGGAATAGTTGACAATTGGGTTTCGATGTAGCTTACATTTTCTTTGATAGCTCTGTTTTTGATTTCCAGTAGACCGGCTTCAAAATTGCCTTGCGTGGCGGGCTCAAACTTCATGAAAGATTCGAAAAACAATTTATCCGAAGGATAATCAACATTGTTGTAGTCTTTGGCAGACCATTTTTGTATTATTTTTTGTTTGTAAGCGTCCAATTCTCCATTCTTTTGAAGCGTAGAGAATAATACCCAGTCAGATCCCAACTGTTTTTCCTGACTCACTGCCATGGTTTGTGTGTTGAGATAGAAATCTTTGGCAATGGCGTGAGCCAATAATGGTTCAGTATAAATCGAACCGGAATAATGGTGGTGCAAATCGCCTCCTTTGGGCATTTGTGCAAAAAAAGCCGTAAGGTCGGCTTCGTTGTTTCTGATTTTTTCTAAATAATTTTCGGCTGATTGAGCAAAAGCCGTTTGAAGTAGAATTGAAAAGAAGAAGGTATAAATTATTTTCATTTTCTAAATTTCATTCAAAAATAATCAAATTAGATGAATTTATGTTATCTCTAAGTGAAATTGACTTAAATAAAATAATATGACTGTCCGCTTAGCGGACCAAAATTACCATTAAGATATTAAGAAAATTAAGTTTTTAGGCTTAATGAACCTTAATTTCTTAATGGTTTTAAGAGAAAAAACCTTTTGTTTTTTAATAAACCGACAAAATTTTGGGTTGGTATTATTAACGGATAGTCATATAAAATAGTGTCATTGTTATCCAAGCGATCCAAAAATCAGCGGAGAAACGCCATTTATCAAGAGTTGGTCTATATTTTTAGTTTCATTAATAAATCGGTTTGCTGTTCATCGCCCAAAGTAAAAACGTGCTTGTCGAAAGTGACAAAACCATTTTTTGCATAAAACTGTATCGCTCTGTGGTTTTCTTCCCAAACGCCCAGCCACGCATAATCCACCTGATATTCCTGTGCCGTTTTTATGGCTTGGTCAAGCAGCAGTTGCCCTAATTTTTTTCCGTGAAA belongs to Flavobacterium aquiphilum and includes:
- a CDS encoding adenosine deaminase, whose amino-acid sequence is MKIIYTFFFSILLQTAFAQSAENYLEKIRNNEADLTAFFAQMPKGGDLHHHYSGSIYTEPLLAHAIAKDFYLNTQTMAVSQEKQLGSDWVLFSTLQKNGELDAYKQKIIQKWSAKDYNNVDYPSDKLFFESFMKFEPATQGNFEAGLLEIKNRAIKENVSYIETQLSTIPCDIKTDDLATYNAYLRKLAATKNEKAVMKSLDSLYAIFIQKDAKKYAADFNTNFVTKMHAALKIDDSQFTMRYQNFVLRFMEPVDLFKNLVVAFISADSSPLMTGVNIVSPEDGETSMKDYWLHMVMFKYCHSRFPKVKYAMHAGELTLGLVLPEELSWHINAAVYIAGANRIGHGVDMAYEDKSYDLMRYMAKNNIPVEINLASNEFILKVKENRHPILLYKEFGVPIVISTDDAGILRTNMTEQYVLLAKRYPTISYIDIKQFVYNSINYSFIQDARVKKQLVQDLDNRFKAFEANFKN